A region of Lycium barbarum isolate Lr01 chromosome 1, ASM1917538v2, whole genome shotgun sequence DNA encodes the following proteins:
- the LOC132611697 gene encoding uncharacterized protein LOC132611697 produces the protein MENSQCGTWAELFKIHARSHKVLHHIIPPPKGKEKPAPKTDEEVELWTTIDATMLQWIYWTISNDLLNTIIEPDATAMDAWVRLRDMFQDHQTSRAVTLEQEFPTTRMEDFPNASAYCQRLKSPADQLKNVGAPVTNRHLVLQLVSGLTEAYKGAGTQIRHAKPPPIHRGSVFPCVGRT, from the coding sequence ATGGAGAACTCACAATGCGGAACATGGGCCGAGCTTTTCAAAATTCATGCTCGTTCTCACAAGGTCCTTCATCACATCATTCCTCCACCCAAAGGTAAGGAGAAGCCGGCTCCCAAAACTGACGAGGAAGTCGAATTGTGGACGACCATTGACGCCACCATGCTTCAATGGATATATTGGACAATTTCGAATGATCTGTTAAACACCATCATTGAACCAGATGCTACTGCCATGGATGCTTGGGTTCGCTTGCGTGATATGTTCCAAGATCATCAAACCTCGCGTGCGGTGACTCTCGAACAAGAATTCCCGACGACTCGAATGGAGGATTTTCCCAATGCCTCCGCTTATTGTCAACGTCTAAAGAGCCCTGCGGATCAACTGAAGAATGTCGGGGCTCCCGTGACAAATAGACACCTTGTCCTTCAATTGGTTTCGGGTCTCACTGAAGCGTACAAAGGGGCTGGGACACAAATTCGCCATGCTAAGCCTCCCCCCATTCACAGAGGCTCGGTCTTCCCTTGTGTTGGAAGAACGTGA